In a single window of the Pseudomonadota bacterium genome:
- a CDS encoding HlyD family type I secretion periplasmic adaptor subunit, whose product MLSRLEITPKTDEQAFLPAVLEVTETPPSPVARVTALSLCGLVLTAILWAIFGHVDVVAVAQGQLVPTGRVKVIQAPELSKIKDIHVKDGQHVSAGDTLVSLEAADARADVDRLERERVEAVADIARLRALLSGAAMDLPPGIPADIAERQRALLQSLASEQNARLAGLEATRAQLEAEQKTLQTEAEKLDLNLPLIRQKTEAHEALAVKGSVSKLAAVEQRQILNTAEYDRRMTDSRLAELAAKYDSLQENIVQQEADFRSRTTADLAQAEQKNSAAEQELIKARERLGRRTLTAPVSGTVQQMAVHTVGGMVQEAQELLVIVPQEDALEVRAWVENRDIGFVEAGQDVVVKLETFPYTRYGFIEGKILDVSRDAVTPPRVTGTNAPPEKPSEQTSPAGAVYAARIRLDKTTLDVDGRTVHLTPGMTLSAEIRTGQRRIISYLLSPLQKHTGESLRER is encoded by the coding sequence ATGCTCTCCCGCCTTGAAATCACCCCGAAAACCGACGAGCAGGCTTTTCTGCCCGCGGTGCTGGAAGTCACCGAAACGCCGCCCTCGCCTGTGGCCCGCGTGACGGCCCTCAGCCTGTGCGGTCTGGTCCTGACAGCAATCCTGTGGGCCATTTTCGGCCACGTGGATGTGGTGGCGGTGGCGCAGGGGCAGCTTGTCCCCACGGGTCGCGTGAAAGTCATCCAGGCGCCGGAACTGTCGAAAATCAAAGATATTCATGTGAAAGACGGACAGCACGTCAGCGCGGGCGACACGCTGGTTTCGCTGGAGGCTGCAGACGCCCGGGCCGACGTGGACCGGCTGGAGCGCGAACGGGTGGAAGCCGTGGCCGACATTGCCCGGCTCCGGGCCCTGCTGTCCGGTGCGGCGATGGACCTCCCGCCCGGCATTCCCGCGGACATTGCAGAGCGGCAAAGGGCCCTGCTGCAGAGCCTGGCCAGCGAGCAGAACGCCCGGCTGGCGGGGCTGGAGGCCACCCGCGCCCAGCTGGAGGCCGAACAGAAAACCCTGCAGACCGAGGCGGAAAAGCTGGACCTGAACCTGCCCCTGATCCGCCAGAAGACGGAGGCCCACGAGGCGCTGGCCGTCAAGGGATCGGTATCGAAACTGGCGGCTGTGGAGCAGCGGCAGATCCTGAACACGGCGGAGTACGACCGCCGCATGACGGACAGCCGCCTGGCGGAACTGGCCGCGAAATACGACTCCCTGCAGGAAAATATCGTCCAGCAGGAGGCCGATTTCCGCTCGCGCACCACGGCGGATCTGGCGCAGGCCGAACAGAAAAACAGCGCGGCGGAGCAGGAGCTGATCAAGGCCAGGGAGCGCCTGGGCCGCCGCACGCTGACGGCGCCGGTCTCCGGTACGGTGCAGCAGATGGCCGTGCACACGGTGGGCGGCATGGTGCAGGAAGCGCAGGAACTGCTGGTGATCGTGCCGCAGGAAGACGCGCTGGAGGTCCGGGCGTGGGTGGAAAACCGGGACATTGGCTTTGTGGAGGCGGGCCAGGACGTGGTGGTGAAGCTGGAGACGTTTCCCTATACCCGCTATGGCTTTATCGAGGGGAAAATTCTGGATGTGAGCCGTGATGCCGTCACCCCGCCGCGCGTGACCGGTACGAACGCGCCGCCCGAAAAACCTTCGGAACAGACCTCGCCCGCAGGAGCTGTCTATGCCGCCCGGATCCGCCTGGACAAAACCACGCTGGACGTGGATGGCCGCACGGTCCACCTGACCCCCGGCATGACCCTGTCCGCCGAAATCAGAACCGGACAGCGCCGCATCATCAGCTATCTTTTGAGCCCCTTGCAGAAACACACCGGAGAAAGCCTGCGGGAAA